In Solidesulfovibrio carbinoliphilus subsp. oakridgensis, the sequence GCCACGGCCCGGGGGAGGCATGGACAAGCCGCGCATCATGTTCGTGGACGACGACCAGGAGATCCTGGCCGCCTATGCCCGCGCTTTCCGCAAACGGTACGCGGTGGAGGTGGCGGCCGGGCCCGAGGTCGGGCTCGACATGCTGCGGGCCGGCCTGCCCGTGGCCGTGGTCGTTTCGGACCTGCGCATGCCGGGCATGGACGGCGTGGAATTTCTCGGCCGGGTGCGCGAGATCCGGCCCGAGGCCGTGCGCATCATCCTGACCGGGTTCGCCGACATCGGCGTGGCCATGGCCGCGGTCAACAAGAGCAAGGTCTTCAGTTTCCTGACCAAGCCCTGTCCCGAGGCGGACCTGGAGGAGGCGCTGGCCGCCGCCCTCCGCCAGTACCAGCTGCTGGCCGCCGAAAAGGAGCTCTTGCGCGGCACGGTGCGCGGCACCATAAAGCTCCTGACCAACCTGCTCGAGATGGTCAATCCCGAGGCCTTCGGCAAATCCTCCCGGGTCAAGCGCCTGGCCGTGGACCTCGGCGCCTACCTCGGGGTCGAGGACGCCTGGCGGCTGGAGCTGGCCGCCATGCTGTCCCAGATCGGCTGCGCCGCCATGCCGGCCGAGAGCCTGCGCCGGGCCTACCGGGGCGAGCCCCTGCCCGGGGACAAGGCCTACGAATTCGCCATGCATCCCCGGATCGCGGCCGATCTGGTCTCCAACATCCCGCGCCTGCGGGAAGTGGCCGAGATCATCGCCTACCAGGAGAAGCGCTACGACGGCGGCGGCCTGCCGCCGGACGGGACGAGCGGCGAGCGGATTCCCCTGGGCGCGCGCATCCTCAAGGTGGCTCTCGATTTCGACACCCTGGAGGCCCTCTACCGCTACAAGCGGCAGTCGGCCAATCCCGTGGCCGAGGCCCTGGACCGCATGGGCGACCGGGAGGGCTGGTACGATCCGGACGTGTTCGGGGCCCTCCAGTCCCTGGCCACCCTGCCCGACGGGTTCGAGCCGCGCCTGGTGCCGGTCGAGGAACTGGCCCCGGGCATGCTGCTCGACCAGGACGTCCTTGACCTGAAAGGCGAACTGGCGCTCAGCCGCGGGCTCGAACTCAATACGGTCTCCATCCGCCGGCTGGCCGGGCAGGCCGGGCAAACGGGGAAAAAGGCCCGCTGGCGGGTGCTCGTGCCGCCGGCGGAAAAGCTGGCCTTTGCCAAAATCCTTGATGGATAGGCGGATTTAGGCCAAAGGAAAGCGGAGGATTCCCAAGGGTTCTCCCAGGCCGCGCTCCCTGGCCGGGACGGCAGCACCGCGACCGGCAACCACCAACCAGGCGCCCGCATGGAAGCATCCCCCGCCATCCCAAAGGAACTCCTCGGCAAACCGGGCGAGCCGTTTCGGGGGGTCTTTTCCACCCAGACCCAGTCCGTCATCGGTTTCGGCGCCACCAAGCGCAAGGTGAAGCAGAACATCTTCGTCTTTGCCGAAGAGCAGGCCGACGGGTCTTTCAAGGTCAGAAGCCTCAACAAGCATTTCATCCCCACCGGCAAGGCCAGGACGCTCGGCAAGGACCAGCTCCTGTCGGAGTACCTTCCCGAGCCCGACCTCTACATGAACAAGGTCGTGCCCATGATGCGCCAGGTCCGCGAGACCGTGGACGCGGCCGACCAACACCGCTCCCAAGCCGAACTCATGTCCGCCGAGTTCGAATACAAAAACGCCCTGCGCGTGGACGAGGAGCACATCCGGGCCACCTTCGGCCTCGGGCTCACCTACCTGGACCGGGGCGAACTCGACAACGCCAATCTGGTCTGCCGGCGCATCATCACCCTGGAAGCCGCCTTCGGCGAGGAGCACAAGCACCTTTTCAACGAATTCGGCATCAAGATGCGCAAGCACAAGATGTACGCCCAGGCCCTGCGCTACTATTTCAAGGCCTACCGCCTGACCCGACAGGACGACCACCTGCTCTACAACATTTCCCGGACCTATTACGAAAAGGGCAAACTCCGGCTGGCCAGGAAGTTCCTGGACATGGCCCTGGCCATCAACCCCGGCTTCGAAGAGGCGGGAGGGCTTTCGCGGGCCATCGAGAAGAAGGCGGAGCAGGAGGGGCGTTTCCCGGACCTCTCCGTGCGCAAGGGTTTTGACGCCTGAACCGGCGGCCCGCCGGGCCGCCCGAAAAGGACCGGCATGAGCTTTCTGGGTCGATTTCTTGTGGAGCAGGGGGCCATCACCGAGGAACAACTCGCGGGGGCCCTGCGTTTCCAGCGGGAACACAACCGCCGCATCGGGGAGGTGGCCGTGGACCGGGGGGTCCTCTCGCCCGCCCAGGTCCTGGCCATCCGGGACAGGCAGCAGGAAGACTCCAGGCTTTTCGGCGACATTGCCGTCGGCGATCGCCGGCTGACCCGGCGGACCCTGGACGAGCTCCTCTTTTTCCAGAAGGTCCAGCACACCTATCTCGGCGAGGCCCTGCTCCTTTGCGGGCATATCGACCGCGAACAGTACCAGGGACTCCTGGGCCGCCATGTCGCCATGCGCGACACGGCGCGGGTGAGCCTGCGCTACCTCCAGGAATTTTTCACGGAAAATCGGGTGGCCGAAACCCTCTTCGACGCCCTCGGCCGGGTCCTTTCGAGGCTGGCCGGCGAAGACCTGGCCATCGCCTCCATCGGCGTGCCCTTTGAGCCGGACCGCTACCCCGAAACCGGTGTCCTCAAGGGCGTGTTGCCGGACGGCCGCCGCCTGGCCGCGTCCGTCGGCCTGTCGGCGACCCTGGCCGCCCGGGTGGCCGGCGAAACCGGGGAGGGGTCCGGAAAAGGGCTGGCCGGGGTCTTTTTCCCGGCCGTGCTCCGGTATTTCGGGGACATGCTCCGGGACGCCTCCCTGTTCTTGACCGGTGGCCGGATCGTGCCGGGGGAGGCGTTCGCGCCGCCTCCGGAGGAGTCGCTTTTCCTGCGCTGCCAGGCCTCCTCGGGCGAGGCCGGGTGCGTGGTCTGGCTCGAGGAGGCCGCCCCATGAGCCGGTCCCGGTCCCGCTCCCGGGACCGGGCCGCGCCTGTCCCGGGCGGGCCCGACGCGCGCCTGCCCTTTTTCCAGGCGCTTTTCGAGTCCACGGACGAGGGCCTGTGTTTCCTCGGGGCCGACCGAAGGGTGGTGGCCGCCAACGGGGCCATGCGCCGGCTGTACGCGGGCAAGGATTTCGACGCCGCCGGGCCGTGCCCGGAAACCGGGAGCGCGGGCGAGGAGATCTGCGGCAACTGTCCGGCCGAGGCGGCGCTGGCCTCCGGCCGGACCGTGTCCCTGGTGGCCGAAACCGTGGGGCCCAAGGGAGAGCCCCGCCAGGTGGAAACCGTGTGCCATCCCCTGCGCGGGCCCGACGGCCGGGTGTTTGGCGTGGCCGAGATCGCGCGTGACGTGACCCGGCGCTTTGAGGCCGAACGGGACATGGCGGTGGCCACCCGGGACATCGAGATGCTTCTGGGCTCCATCCGCTCCATCCTGGTCACCCTCGACGACAAGGACCGCATCCGGCGGTTCAACGCCCGGGCCGAGGCCATTCTCGGCCTGACCGCCGGGGCCGTGATCGGCCGGGATTTTTTCGACGTGGGGCTCGCCTTCGACGGGGAGGCCGTGCGCGAGGCCGTGGCCGAGAGCCGGCGCACGCTTCTGCCCGTGCGCGTGGACGAGGTCCGCTGCCAGGTCCCGGGCCACGGCGAGCGTCTGCTTGGCCTGACAGCCAATCCGGTGCCCGGCCCGACCGGGACCGTCCCGGGCGTTCTGCTCCTCGGCCAGGACCTCTCCGAGATAAAGGCCCGGGAACTCAAGGCCGTCCATGCCCGGCGCATGCAGGCCATCGGCGGCCTGGCCGCCGGCATCGCCCACGAGATCAACACCCCCATCCAGTACGTGGGCTACAACGCCGGCTTCCTGGACGAGGCCTTCACCGACATCCTGGACCTGCTGGCCGCCTACGGCCGGCTGGCCGAGGCGGCCGAGGCGGCCGGCGGGGCGGACGGGACCCTGGCCGAGGCGGTCCGGGCGGTCCGGCGGGTGGAGGCACAGGTCGAGGTCGCCTACCTCCGGGACGAGATCCCGGCCGCCATCGCCAACAGCCGCAAGGGCATCGGCCAGGTGACGGAGATCGTTTCGGCCATGCGCCAGATGTCGCATCCCGGGACCGGGGATTCGATCTTTTTCGACTGCAACGCGGCCATGCGCGACATCGTCACCATCACGCGAAACACCTGGAAGCATGTGGCGGACGTGCAATTTGACCTCGCGCCCGAGCTTCCTTTGGTGTATGGTCTGCCGCATGAGGTTTCCCAGGTATTTTTGAACGTGGTCCTCAATGCCGCCCAGGCGGTGGAGGAACGCGTCAGCCGCGAGCCGTGGACCCGGGGCCGGATCGTGGTCACCACGAGCCGGACCGGCCAGGGGGTGGTGGCCGCGGTGGCGGACAACGGCCCGGGCATCGATCCGGCGGTCCAGGGGCGCGTTTTCGATCCCTTTTTCACCACCAAGGCGGTGGGCAAGGGCACGGGCCAGGGGCTGGCCATCTGTCAGGCCATCATGGTCCGCCACGGCGGGAGCATCGACTTTGCCACCCGCCCGGGAGAAGGGACCACGTTTTTCATCCGGTTTCCCCTCGAAAGGGCCGCAGACGGCTCGCCATGAGGATCATTTTGCCGGCTGGGGCGGCGGGGACTTGGCATCTATGGGCGCGAAACAGAAGATCCTTTTCGTGGACGACGACCCGGAGATCCTGGCCGCGCTGCGGCGCAGGCTGCGCCGCAAGTATGTCGTGGATACGGCCCTGGGGCCGATCCGGGCCCTGGAGGCCGTGATCGAGCGGGGGCCCTACGCCGTCATCGTCTCGGACCTGCGCATGCCGGCCATGGACGGCATGGAGTTCCTGGGCCGGTTGCGCAAGACCTGCCCGGACACGGTGCGCGTCATGCTGACCGGGCACGCGGACCTCAAGACGGCCATGGACGCGGTGAACACCGACCAGGTCTTCCGGTTTCTGGCCAAACCCTGCGCCGAGGAAGATCTCGACGAGGCCCTGGCCGCCTCGGTGGCCCAGTATCTCCAGGCCTCGGCGGAAAAGGAATTTCTCAAAGGGGCCTTGCGCGGCATCATCAAGGTCCTGACCGACCTCCTGGCCCTGCTCAATGCCGAGGCCCTCGGCCGGGCCACCCGGGTCAAGCGGCTGGTGGCCGACATGGCCCGCTACTGCGACGCGCCGGACGTCTGGCGCATCGAGCTTGCGGTCATGCTTTCCCAGCTCGGGGCCATGGTCATGCCGGAAGCCATGTTCGCGTCCCTTCGGGCCGAGGGGACGCTCGACGGGGACCGGGAGCGCCTGTTCGCCCGCCACCCGGCCATCGGGGCGGACCTCCTCGTCAACATCCCCAAGCTCGGCGAAGTGGCCGACATCATCCGCCACCAGGAGACGCCCTATGCCGGGGACGGCTCCGGCGGCCCGGCCGGGCCGGAGATTCCGCTCGGGGCCAGGCTCCTCAAGGCGGCCTTCGACTTCGACCGGCTGCTGACTTCCGGCACCGGCCGCGACGAGGCGCTCGCCGTCATGGCCGGCCGCCAAGGCCTCTACGATCCCAGGGCCCTCGAGGTCCTCGGCCTCCTGGCCGGTTCCCGCGAAGGCTACTGCCGGGGCGAGGCCTCGGTTTCGGCGTTGACCGCGGGCATGGTCCTGGAGGAAGATATCTGCCTCGGCACGGGCGAAAAGGCGGCCGTGGCCGGACAGGTGGTGGACCCGGGCCTGATCGAGCGTCTGCAGGGGCTCGGCATCGGCCGCAAGACGCCGGTCCGGGTGCTGACCCCGACGTCGGAGGAAGCCCAGTCGGGCATGGCCGATCCGGAACTGCTGGCGCTCTTGCGCCGGGTCCGCAGCTGCCCGACCGGCCGGTAGGAGAGAAGGCGCCATGTCCAATATGATGCGGGTGAAAGCCGACCAGACGGCCAAACGCTACGAGCGCCTGGTGATCGACTACTTCGCCGACGGCGGCATGGTCGTGGTGGCCAGCGACGACGAAAGCTTCGTGCGCCTGGTGAAGTTCACCCTGGCCGGGCTGCGGGTGGACGTCAAAAGCGTCTTCCGGGAGACGACCGACTACGACGAGGTGGTGGCCTTTGCCAACAAGGCC encodes:
- a CDS encoding HD domain-containing phosphohydrolase; the encoded protein is MDKPRIMFVDDDQEILAAYARAFRKRYAVEVAAGPEVGLDMLRAGLPVAVVVSDLRMPGMDGVEFLGRVREIRPEAVRIILTGFADIGVAMAAVNKSKVFSFLTKPCPEADLEEALAAALRQYQLLAAEKELLRGTVRGTIKLLTNLLEMVNPEAFGKSSRVKRLAVDLGAYLGVEDAWRLELAAMLSQIGCAAMPAESLRRAYRGEPLPGDKAYEFAMHPRIAADLVSNIPRLREVAEIIAYQEKRYDGGGLPPDGTSGERIPLGARILKVALDFDTLEALYRYKRQSANPVAEALDRMGDREGWYDPDVFGALQSLATLPDGFEPRLVPVEELAPGMLLDQDVLDLKGELALSRGLELNTVSIRRLAGQAGQTGKKARWRVLVPPAEKLAFAKILDG
- a CDS encoding tetratricopeptide repeat protein; translation: MEASPAIPKELLGKPGEPFRGVFSTQTQSVIGFGATKRKVKQNIFVFAEEQADGSFKVRSLNKHFIPTGKARTLGKDQLLSEYLPEPDLYMNKVVPMMRQVRETVDAADQHRSQAELMSAEFEYKNALRVDEEHIRATFGLGLTYLDRGELDNANLVCRRIITLEAAFGEEHKHLFNEFGIKMRKHKMYAQALRYYFKAYRLTRQDDHLLYNISRTYYEKGKLRLARKFLDMALAINPGFEEAGGLSRAIEKKAEQEGRFPDLSVRKGFDA
- a CDS encoding PAS domain-containing protein, whose protein sequence is MSRSRSRSRDRAAPVPGGPDARLPFFQALFESTDEGLCFLGADRRVVAANGAMRRLYAGKDFDAAGPCPETGSAGEEICGNCPAEAALASGRTVSLVAETVGPKGEPRQVETVCHPLRGPDGRVFGVAEIARDVTRRFEAERDMAVATRDIEMLLGSIRSILVTLDDKDRIRRFNARAEAILGLTAGAVIGRDFFDVGLAFDGEAVREAVAESRRTLLPVRVDEVRCQVPGHGERLLGLTANPVPGPTGTVPGVLLLGQDLSEIKARELKAVHARRMQAIGGLAAGIAHEINTPIQYVGYNAGFLDEAFTDILDLLAAYGRLAEAAEAAGGADGTLAEAVRAVRRVEAQVEVAYLRDEIPAAIANSRKGIGQVTEIVSAMRQMSHPGTGDSIFFDCNAAMRDIVTITRNTWKHVADVQFDLAPELPLVYGLPHEVSQVFLNVVLNAAQAVEERVSREPWTRGRIVVTTSRTGQGVVAAVADNGPGIDPAVQGRVFDPFFTTKAVGKGTGQGLAICQAIMVRHGGSIDFATRPGEGTTFFIRFPLERAADGSP
- a CDS encoding HD domain-containing phosphohydrolase, with the translated sequence MGAKQKILFVDDDPEILAALRRRLRRKYVVDTALGPIRALEAVIERGPYAVIVSDLRMPAMDGMEFLGRLRKTCPDTVRVMLTGHADLKTAMDAVNTDQVFRFLAKPCAEEDLDEALAASVAQYLQASAEKEFLKGALRGIIKVLTDLLALLNAEALGRATRVKRLVADMARYCDAPDVWRIELAVMLSQLGAMVMPEAMFASLRAEGTLDGDRERLFARHPAIGADLLVNIPKLGEVADIIRHQETPYAGDGSGGPAGPEIPLGARLLKAAFDFDRLLTSGTGRDEALAVMAGRQGLYDPRALEVLGLLAGSREGYCRGEASVSALTAGMVLEEDICLGTGEKAAVAGQVVDPGLIERLQGLGIGRKTPVRVLTPTSEEAQSGMADPELLALLRRVRSCPTGR